One Setaria viridis chromosome 7, Setaria_viridis_v4.0, whole genome shotgun sequence genomic region harbors:
- the LOC117863830 gene encoding indole-2-monooxygenase yields the protein MAQALVQSGLGLHQQLTTASPQALAVSLLVVFCPLLLLLARFATTAKATTPREKLLAKLPSPPSRLPVIGHLHLVGSLPHVSLRDLTAKHGRGGVMLLRLGAVPTLVVSSARAAQAVLRTHDHLFASRPRSVVTDILFYGSSDIAFSPYGEHWRNIRKIVTTQLLTVKKVRAYRFVREHEVRLVMEKIGESAALGKAVDLSRLLPSFTNEIMCNIVSGKLFKDEGRNKLFRELTEANSQLLGGFNLEDYFPRLGRLGVVRRVVCAKAEKVHKRWDDFLDMLIDGHASKSVANCSDDNKISDLIDVLLSIQQQYGLTRDNVKAILVDMFQAGTDTSSIVMEYAMAELMQKPCLMTKLQAEVRRIVPRGKDMVTEDDLNSMTYLKAVIKETLRLHPPLVLLVPHLCLADCDIEGYTIPAGTRVIINGWAIGRDASSWERADEFEPERFMEGSSIAAVDYNGNDFLFLPFGSGRRMCPGTNFAISTMEIMLANLMYHFDWKLPDGYMNVNMTESFGVTVHRKEKLLLIPVQP from the exons ATGGCTCAAGCGCTAGTGCAGAGTGGTCTGGGTCTCCATCAGCAACTGACCACGGCATCTCCGCAAGCGCTCGCGGTGTCGCTCTTGGTGGTCTTctgccctctcctcctcctgctcgcacGCTTCGCGACCACGGCCAAAGCCACGACTCCTCGCGAGAAGCTGCTCGCGAAGCTCCCGTCGCCTCCCAGCAGGCTCCCCGTCATCGGGCACCTCCACCTGGTGGGCTCCCTCCCCCACGTCTCGCTCCGTGACCTGACCGCGAAgcatggccgcggcggcgtcatgctcctccgcctcggcgccgtcCCGACCCTCGTCGTGTCGTCCGCTCGCGCCGCGCAGGCCGTCCTTCGCACGCACGACCACCTCTTCGCATCCCGGCCGCGCTCCGTCGTCACGGACATCCTCTTCTACGGCTCGTCGGACATCGCCTTCTCCCCTTACGGCGAGCACTGGCGCAATATCAGGAAGATCGTCACCACGCAGCTCCTCACGGTGAAGAAGGTCCGCGCCTACCGCTTCGTCCGTGAGCACGAG GTGCGATTGGTCATGGAAAAAATTGGAGAGTCAGCTGCCTTGGGCAAGGCGGTCGACTTGAGTCGGCTATTACCCTCCTTCACCAATGAAATCATGTGCAACATCGTCTCGGGCAAGCTGTTCAAGGACGAAGGCCGGAACAAGCTGTTCCGCGAGCTGACCGAAGCAAACTCCCAGCTCCTAGGGGGCTTCAACTTGGAAGACTATTTCCCAAGATTGGGGAGGCTGGGCGTGGTGAGGAGGGTGGTCTGTGCAAAGGCCGAGAAGGTGCACAAGAGATGGGACGACTTCCTTGATATGCTCATCGATGGCCATGCTAGCAAGTCAGTAGCAAATTGCAGTGATGACAACAAGATCAGTGACTTAATCGACGTGTTGCTCTCTATTCAACAACAGTATGGACTCACCAGAGACAATGTTAAAGCAATATTAGTG gacatgtttCAAGCTGGCACGGACACTTCATCCATTGTGATGGAATACGCAATGGCTGAGCTCATGCAGAAACCGTGCCTCATGACAAAGCTACAAGCTGAGGTGAGGAGGATAGTGCCCAGAGGAAAGGACATGGTTACAGAAGACGATCTGAACAGCATGACCTATCTGAAGGCTGTCATCAAAGAGACGCTCCGGCTACACCCACCGCTTGTGCTTCTTGTGCCTCATCTTTGCCTGGCCGACTGTGATATAGAGGGATACACAATCCCTGCAGGTACACGAGTGATTATTAATGGTTGGGCTATCGGCCGGGATGCTAGCTCTTGGGAGAGGGCAGATGAGTTTGAGCCTGAGCGATTTATGGAAGGAAGCAGCATTGCCGCTGTTGACTATAATGGAAACGATTTCCTGTTCTTGCCGTTCGGGAGCGGGCGAAGGATGTGTCCGGGTACGAACTTTGCAATTTCGACCATGGAGATCATGCTGGCAAACCTCATGTACCACTTTGATTGGAAGCTACCTGATGGATACATGAATGTAAACATGACAGAGTCCTTTGGGGTGACGGTGCACCGGAAGGAGAAGCTCCTCCTTATCCCGGTACAACCGTGA